A genomic window from Sphingobacterium spiritivorum includes:
- a CDS encoding DUF4295 domain-containing protein, whose protein sequence is MAKKAVASLQKGGGKEFTKVIITTRSAKTGAYTFKSSMIHNDKVKDALAAATK, encoded by the coding sequence ATGGCAAAGAAAGCAGTTGCATCGTTACAAAAAGGTGGCGGTAAAGAATTTACAAAGGTTATTATTACTACTCGTTCTGCAAAAACTGGAGCTTATACTTTCAAATCAAGCATGATTCACAATGATAAAGTGAAAGATGCTTTAGCTGCAGCTACTAAATAA
- a CDS encoding SIMPL domain-containing protein, which produces MKKIILGILILGIMGTTYAQQQVTDNIRKVSTKGKAEKEVTPDIIYLSVSLREYYLDGNTKKKVTIETLEKQLFDAAMANGIKKEDFTIQNIWSYNNNDAKKKKNSELLQSRQYRLKVTDLSKLNSLFDDVDAKGLQNTSINEYDYSGKKELEKQLKTEAVNDAKSNATILAAAAGDKVGKVLIINDNTSFNFANYAPSVRAMSFKSADAMGGAPEQESLDIDIKPIKIYMEIDAIFELL; this is translated from the coding sequence ATGAAGAAAATAATATTAGGTATTTTAATTCTAGGAATTATGGGAACCACGTACGCACAACAGCAAGTTACAGACAATATACGCAAGGTGTCAACAAAAGGAAAGGCTGAAAAAGAAGTCACTCCGGACATTATTTATCTTTCTGTATCTTTAAGAGAGTACTACCTGGATGGAAATACCAAAAAGAAAGTAACCATCGAAACACTTGAAAAACAATTGTTTGATGCTGCTATGGCCAATGGTATCAAAAAAGAAGATTTCACCATTCAGAATATTTGGAGCTATAACAACAACGACGCTAAGAAAAAGAAAAACTCAGAATTACTGCAGTCCCGTCAGTATCGTCTTAAAGTAACTGATCTTTCCAAACTAAACAGTCTGTTTGATGATGTAGATGCAAAAGGTCTTCAAAACACATCAATCAATGAATACGACTATTCAGGAAAGAAAGAACTGGAGAAACAATTAAAAACAGAAGCTGTTAATGATGCAAAAAGCAATGCAACTATCTTAGCTGCTGCTGCTGGTGACAAAGTTGGTAAGGTATTAATCATCAATGATAATACAAGTTTCAATTTTGCAAATTATGCGCCTAGTGTACGTGCTATGTCATTCAAATCTGCGGATGCAATGGGCGGAGCACCTGAACAGGAAAGTCTCGACATCGATATCAAACCTATCAAAATATATATGGAGATAGATGCGATTTTTGAATTATTATAA
- a CDS encoding DUF4112 domain-containing protein has product MPKFLLPEEKELRLKQDFAWVERVSWILDNKFKIGGVRFGLDPLLNLIPFAGNLVTFSTSLMLVMVMWRNGVSSKAVVKMLINIMIDAILGAIPFLGNIFDFFKKSNQRNVEILREHYYEGKHQGSGVWLVAAVLGILLLICGIMIFILWKLTEWIYQLIF; this is encoded by the coding sequence ATGCCAAAATTTCTATTGCCCGAAGAAAAGGAACTCCGCTTAAAGCAGGATTTTGCCTGGGTAGAAAGAGTATCCTGGATACTGGACAACAAATTTAAGATTGGAGGAGTCCGGTTTGGCCTGGACCCTCTTCTTAATCTGATCCCGTTTGCAGGCAATCTGGTTACCTTTTCGACATCACTGATGCTGGTCATGGTGATGTGGAGAAACGGGGTAAGCTCTAAAGCTGTCGTCAAGATGCTGATCAATATTATGATCGATGCCATACTGGGTGCCATTCCGTTTTTAGGAAATATCTTTGACTTTTTTAAGAAGTCCAATCAGCGCAATGTGGAGATCTTACGGGAACATTATTACGAAGGAAAGCACCAGGGTTCAGGTGTTTGGTTAGTTGCCGCAGTACTGGGTATACTCCTGCTGATCTGCGGAATTATGATTTTCATCCTTTGGAAACTTACCGAATGGATCTATCAACTTATCTTTTAA
- the bshC gene encoding bacillithiol biosynthesis cysteine-adding enzyme BshC yields the protein MKATYIDYRDTNSFSKTLIAYLENHPELQPFYGNRPDLDGFAKQIEHKKTFTHRPLLVDQLRDQYTGLLADAPAVEANITALLDENTYTVTTGHQLNIFTGPLYFIFKIITAIRLADDLKKAHPDKNFVPVYWMATEDHDFEEINHTRVFGKKISWDTPAVSATGRMTTESIEEAVKQYKAILGLSDNSCKLNDKVDKAYIEHNNLADATRTFVHSLFKEYGLLILDADRRELKKVFAPVIKEDILQEKSYKAIQKTSEELEEKGFSTQVHAREINFFYLTDTYRERIVKLDDGRYEVLHQDVYFSREELEKEIDNYPERFSPNVIMRPMYEEIILPNLAYIGGGAEMVYWLQLKANFDQYAVDFPILVPRNSAMITDDTIAGKIFRLDLTFKSIFKPANTLKNDYVRRHTTHRLNLNDEWMELNAIFGKIKLRTHKIDPSLGPSTDAVKARLKKAIKNLEKKLLKADKRNHNEALTQIERVKEKLFPGGGLQERTENFALLYVKYGDELFRELYKHFNPLDFKFSILY from the coding sequence ATGAAAGCAACTTATATAGATTACCGTGATACCAACAGTTTTTCCAAGACCTTAATCGCTTATCTGGAAAACCATCCGGAGCTCCAGCCATTTTATGGAAACCGACCTGATCTGGATGGTTTTGCAAAGCAAATTGAACACAAAAAGACTTTCACACACAGGCCTTTGCTGGTCGATCAGCTGCGGGATCAATATACAGGACTGCTTGCTGATGCTCCTGCCGTAGAAGCCAATATCACGGCCTTACTTGACGAAAATACCTACACCGTAACCACCGGGCATCAGCTTAATATTTTCACAGGACCTCTTTATTTTATTTTTAAGATTATTACGGCTATCCGGTTAGCGGACGATCTGAAAAAGGCGCATCCGGATAAAAACTTTGTGCCTGTATACTGGATGGCGACAGAAGATCACGATTTTGAGGAGATAAATCATACACGTGTCTTTGGTAAAAAAATAAGTTGGGATACTCCGGCGGTATCTGCCACCGGACGTATGACTACCGAAAGTATAGAAGAAGCGGTCAAACAGTATAAAGCGATATTGGGTCTTTCAGACAATTCCTGTAAACTAAATGATAAAGTAGATAAAGCGTATATCGAACATAATAATCTGGCAGACGCAACCCGGACGTTTGTACACAGCCTTTTTAAAGAATATGGCCTGCTTATTCTGGATGCTGATCGCAGAGAATTGAAAAAGGTATTTGCTCCGGTTATCAAAGAAGATATTCTTCAGGAAAAAAGCTATAAAGCTATTCAGAAAACGTCTGAAGAACTGGAAGAGAAAGGTTTTTCTACTCAGGTGCATGCCCGGGAGATCAACTTTTTCTATTTAACAGATACGTACAGAGAGCGAATTGTTAAGCTGGATGACGGCCGTTATGAAGTTCTGCATCAGGATGTCTATTTCAGCAGGGAAGAATTAGAAAAAGAGATTGATAACTATCCGGAGCGCTTTAGCCCGAATGTGATCATGCGGCCTATGTATGAGGAAATAATTCTTCCTAACCTGGCTTATATTGGCGGGGGAGCGGAAATGGTATACTGGCTTCAGCTAAAAGCAAATTTTGATCAGTATGCTGTTGATTTTCCGATTTTGGTACCCCGTAATTCAGCAATGATCACGGATGATACTATTGCCGGTAAAATCTTTCGTCTGGATCTCACATTCAAAAGCATATTTAAGCCTGCAAATACGCTTAAGAATGACTATGTGCGCAGGCACACGACCCACCGGCTAAATCTTAATGATGAATGGATGGAGCTAAATGCGATTTTCGGTAAAATAAAACTCCGGACACATAAAATCGATCCAAGCTTAGGGCCAAGTACGGATGCGGTCAAGGCCAGACTAAAAAAGGCAATAAAGAATCTGGAGAAAAAGCTGCTGAAAGCAGATAAGCGCAATCATAATGAAGCGTTGACGCAGATTGAACGCGTTAAAGAGAAGTTGTTTCCGGGAGGAGGTTTACAGGAACGCACCGAAAACTTTGCTCTGCTGTATGTCAAATATGGAGATGAACTTTTCCGTGAGCTTTACAAGCATTTTAATCCTCTTGATTTTAAGTTTAGCATACTGTATTAA
- a CDS encoding cold-shock protein — protein MQEGVVKFFNEAKGFGFIIPNSGEGEIFVHVTGLIDKIRENDNVSYEVEQGRKGLNAVNVKVI, from the coding sequence ATGCAAGAAGGAGTAGTAAAATTCTTTAATGAAGCCAAAGGTTTCGGTTTCATCATTCCTAATTCTGGTGAAGGAGAAATCTTTGTTCACGTTACTGGATTAATTGACAAAATTCGTGAAAACGACAATGTTTCTTACGAAGTAGAACAAGGCCGTAAAGGTCTTAACGCGGTAAATGTAAAAGTTATCTAA
- the recO gene encoding DNA repair protein RecO, giving the protein MLHKTKGIALKLTNYSESSVVVQVYTESFGLQSYLVNGAKKPKAKIKANLFQPLHLLELIVYHKDNNNLQRISEAHQTPPLLDLPYNIVKSSIAIFLNEVLYKSLKQQQHDGFLFNFIFQSIRYLDETDHSLANFHLTFLIKLSMFLGFLPNVGTKVLPYFDLREGNFSSSLPAHSDVLQPPHTEIFHQLIGSTYASAALLKINKEERALLLSKMLDFYNIHVANFGEINSVYILEEIFR; this is encoded by the coding sequence ATGCTGCATAAAACAAAAGGTATAGCCCTCAAACTGACAAACTATTCTGAAAGTAGTGTGGTTGTACAGGTCTATACTGAAAGTTTCGGACTACAGTCCTATTTGGTCAACGGGGCGAAAAAACCAAAAGCAAAGATAAAGGCAAACCTCTTTCAGCCACTTCATCTGCTGGAACTGATCGTATATCACAAGGATAACAACAATCTGCAACGCATCTCTGAAGCACACCAGACTCCTCCTTTACTGGATCTGCCCTACAATATTGTAAAGAGCTCTATCGCTATCTTTCTTAATGAGGTCCTGTACAAGTCATTAAAGCAACAGCAGCATGACGGTTTTCTGTTTAATTTTATTTTTCAGTCAATACGCTATCTGGATGAAACGGACCATAGTCTGGCAAACTTTCACCTTACTTTTCTTATAAAACTGAGCATGTTTTTGGGGTTTCTCCCAAATGTGGGAACAAAAGTTCTGCCCTATTTTGACCTGAGAGAAGGAAACTTCAGCAGCTCTTTGCCGGCTCACAGCGATGTACTGCAGCCTCCGCACACTGAAATATTTCATCAGCTTATCGGGTCGACCTATGCATCCGCAGCTCTTCTCAAAATCAATAAAGAAGAGCGTGCCTTATTACTTTCCAAGATGCTGGACTTTTATAATATACATGTTGCGAATTTTGGAGAAATAAATTCAGTGTATATTCTTGAAGAAATATTCCGATAA
- the rimO gene encoding 30S ribosomal protein S12 methylthiotransferase RimO: MKTKSVRPAEIKQKPRVNVITLGCSKNIHDSEVLMGQLKGNQMEVVHEASNIQNNDIVVINTCGFIDNAKQESIDTILQYSELKEQGKINKVIVTGCLSERYKPELQAEISSVDAYFGTNDLPELLSSIGADYRHELLGERMLSTPSHFSYFKIAEGCNRPCSFCAIPLMRGKHVSKSMEDLVKEAKFLASNGTKELILIAQDLTYYGLDIYGKRNLSDLLRNLSDVDGIEWIRLQYAYPSGFPMDILDAMAERSNICNYLDMPLQHISDNMLKSMRRGTTKQKQIDLVNQIRDKVPDIALRTTLICGYPGETEQDFQEMLEWVEDSRFDRLGCFTYSHEEKTHAYSLTDDIPEEVKESRVEQIMEVQQGISYDINQEKIGKIYKVLVDKVDGDYFIGRTEYDSPEVDNEVLISAKDAYARIGDFVQVKIDRAEDFDLYGTIVK; encoded by the coding sequence ATGAAAACAAAATCTGTAAGACCTGCTGAAATTAAGCAGAAACCCCGTGTTAATGTGATCACGTTGGGATGTTCCAAAAACATTCATGACAGTGAAGTGCTGATGGGCCAGTTAAAAGGGAATCAAATGGAGGTGGTACATGAAGCCTCTAATATTCAAAATAATGATATTGTAGTGATCAATACCTGTGGTTTTATCGATAATGCCAAACAGGAATCCATTGATACCATTCTTCAATACAGCGAGCTCAAAGAGCAGGGTAAAATCAATAAAGTAATCGTTACAGGCTGTCTGTCTGAACGGTATAAACCTGAGTTGCAAGCTGAAATTTCCAGTGTAGATGCTTACTTCGGGACAAATGATTTGCCGGAGTTATTATCTAGTATAGGAGCAGATTACCGCCATGAATTACTGGGTGAGCGCATGCTGTCTACACCTTCACACTTTTCATATTTTAAAATTGCAGAAGGCTGTAACAGACCATGTTCGTTCTGTGCTATCCCGTTGATGCGCGGAAAACATGTTTCCAAATCCATGGAAGATCTGGTAAAAGAAGCGAAATTCCTTGCCTCTAATGGTACAAAGGAATTAATTCTTATTGCGCAGGATCTGACTTATTATGGTCTGGATATTTATGGTAAGCGTAATCTTTCTGACCTTTTGCGTAATCTTTCTGACGTAGACGGTATAGAATGGATTCGTCTTCAATATGCTTATCCTTCCGGATTTCCAATGGATATACTGGATGCGATGGCAGAGCGATCGAATATCTGTAATTACTTAGATATGCCTCTTCAGCACATTTCAGATAATATGCTGAAATCTATGCGGAGAGGGACAACGAAACAAAAACAAATTGATCTGGTGAATCAGATCCGGGATAAAGTGCCTGATATTGCTCTTCGTACAACATTGATCTGCGGATATCCGGGTGAGACTGAACAGGACTTTCAGGAGATGTTGGAATGGGTGGAAGATTCCCGTTTTGACCGCCTCGGTTGTTTTACCTACTCGCATGAAGAGAAAACCCATGCTTATTCGTTGACGGATGATATACCGGAAGAAGTAAAGGAATCCCGTGTAGAACAGATCATGGAGGTTCAGCAAGGAATTTCATACGATATTAATCAGGAGAAAATCGGCAAAATCTATAAAGTGCTGGTTGATAAAGTGGATGGTGATTATTTTATCGGACGTACAGAATATGACTCTCCTGAGGTTGATAATGAGGTGTTGATCTCTGCAAAAGATGCCTACGCCCGCATAGGAGATTTTGTTCAGGTAAAAATTGACCGTGCTGAAGACTTCGATCTTTATGGTACTATTGTCAAATAA
- the gcvP gene encoding aminomethyl-transferring glycine dehydrogenase has protein sequence MSKIHFQEKFESRHNGPSQVEVNEMLSALGVDAVDQLIDQTVPSQIRAKKALNLPTALSETAYLKRAKQIAEKNKVFKSYIGQGYYDVILPGVIQRNVFENPGWYTQYTPYQAEIAQGRLQALLNFQTVITDFTGLEIANASLLDEATAAAEAMFMLYSARKNKAANTFLVSEKAFPQTIDVLKTRAISFGIELKIASVSESNLTDDVFAVFLQYPLGDGSIIDYKAFADAVHAKGMTICVAADLMSLALLTPPGEWGADVVVGNSQRFGVPMGFGGPHAAFFATKDAYKRNIPGRIIGVTSDSNGNYALRMALQTREQHIRRDKASSNICTAQALLAIMASFYAVYHGPQGIKNIAGRINDLAQLLDHAVQSLGYTQLNKTYFDTVRFELGEHAGSLKAEALNNEMNFNYNGTEVKISIDETTTFEDIQTITKVFAKIIGKTLSDVDFDAAEKAISSSIPAELVRQSAYLTHPIFNSYHSEHEMLRYIKSLEAKDLSLCHSMIPLGSCTMKLNATAEMVPVTWAQFGGLHPFAPLDQTSGYMQLIGELNDWLSEITGFAKMSFQPNSGAQGEYAGLMVIRAYHESRGDHNRNICLIPASAHGTNPASASMAGLKVVVVKCDDFGNIDVADLKAKAEEHAANLNSLMVTYPSTHGVFEESIIEICEIIHANGGQVYMDGANMNAQVGLTSPGHIGADVCHLNLHKTFCIPHGGGGPGMGPIGVAKHLVPFLPNHEVVETSGEEGIHAVSAAPFGSASILVISHAYIAMMGGDGLTNATKTAILNANYIKSRLENHYPVLYSGINGRCAHEMILDCRNFKNVGVEVADIAKRLMDYGFHAPTVSFPVAGTLMVEPTESESKAELDRFCDALIAIRQEIAAIESGEIDQTENVLKHAPHTAAVVTADEWTRSYSRQTAAYPLDYLKAHKFWPSVGRVNESQGDRTLICSCPSIEEYMEA, from the coding sequence ATGAGTAAAATACATTTTCAAGAAAAATTCGAAAGTCGTCACAACGGTCCAAGTCAGGTTGAAGTGAATGAGATGTTGTCAGCTTTAGGTGTTGACGCTGTTGATCAGTTGATTGATCAGACAGTTCCTTCTCAAATCAGAGCTAAAAAAGCATTAAACCTGCCTACAGCATTGAGTGAGACTGCCTATTTGAAAAGAGCTAAGCAAATCGCCGAAAAAAATAAGGTGTTCAAATCCTATATTGGCCAGGGATATTACGATGTAATTCTTCCGGGAGTTATCCAGAGAAATGTATTCGAAAATCCGGGATGGTATACACAGTATACGCCATATCAGGCGGAAATCGCTCAGGGTCGTCTGCAGGCCTTATTGAATTTCCAGACCGTTATTACTGACTTTACAGGTTTGGAAATTGCGAATGCATCTTTGTTAGATGAGGCGACAGCAGCTGCAGAGGCGATGTTTATGTTGTATTCTGCGCGTAAGAATAAAGCAGCAAACACTTTTTTGGTTTCAGAAAAAGCATTTCCGCAGACGATTGATGTATTGAAAACAAGAGCAATCTCCTTTGGGATTGAATTGAAGATCGCATCTGTTTCAGAATCTAATCTGACAGACGATGTTTTTGCAGTTTTCTTACAGTACCCACTGGGTGACGGATCTATCATTGATTACAAAGCATTCGCTGATGCCGTTCATGCAAAAGGAATGACAATCTGCGTGGCAGCGGATCTGATGAGTCTTGCCTTACTGACGCCTCCGGGAGAATGGGGTGCTGATGTTGTTGTCGGTAACTCGCAGCGATTCGGTGTACCAATGGGTTTTGGAGGTCCTCATGCGGCTTTCTTCGCTACAAAAGATGCTTACAAACGTAATATTCCGGGACGTATCATAGGCGTTACTTCTGATTCAAACGGTAACTACGCTCTTCGTATGGCACTGCAAACCCGTGAGCAACATATCCGTCGTGATAAAGCTTCTTCTAATATCTGTACTGCACAGGCATTACTGGCTATTATGGCTTCTTTCTATGCGGTATATCACGGGCCACAGGGGATTAAAAATATCGCAGGACGTATCAACGATCTTGCACAATTATTAGATCATGCTGTTCAATCACTGGGTTATACTCAATTGAACAAAACATATTTTGACACGGTTCGTTTCGAACTTGGAGAACATGCCGGTTCATTGAAAGCTGAAGCGCTGAATAATGAGATGAACTTCAATTACAATGGTACAGAAGTAAAAATCTCTATAGACGAAACGACTACCTTTGAAGATATTCAGACCATCACAAAAGTATTTGCTAAAATAATCGGCAAGACACTGAGTGATGTTGATTTTGATGCTGCTGAGAAAGCGATTTCATCATCTATTCCGGCTGAACTGGTTCGTCAGAGTGCTTATCTGACACACCCTATCTTCAATAGTTACCACTCTGAGCATGAGATGTTACGCTATATCAAATCATTAGAGGCGAAGGATCTTTCTCTATGTCACTCTATGATTCCGTTGGGATCATGTACCATGAAGCTGAATGCTACAGCAGAAATGGTTCCTGTGACCTGGGCACAGTTTGGCGGACTTCACCCGTTTGCACCGCTGGATCAGACTTCGGGATATATGCAATTGATCGGTGAACTGAATGACTGGTTGTCTGAGATCACCGGATTTGCTAAAATGAGTTTTCAACCTAACTCCGGAGCACAGGGAGAATATGCCGGTCTTATGGTGATCCGCGCTTATCACGAAAGCCGTGGTGATCATAACCGTAATATCTGCTTGATTCCTGCATCTGCACATGGCACCAACCCTGCATCTGCATCAATGGCAGGATTGAAAGTTGTCGTAGTAAAATGTGATGATTTCGGTAATATAGATGTAGCTGATCTAAAAGCGAAAGCTGAGGAACATGCGGCTAATCTGAACTCATTGATGGTTACTTATCCATCTACACACGGTGTATTCGAAGAATCTATTATTGAGATATGTGAGATCATCCACGCAAACGGAGGTCAGGTATATATGGATGGTGCGAATATGAATGCACAGGTAGGCCTGACAAGTCCGGGTCATATCGGAGCTGACGTATGTCACCTGAATCTGCACAAAACATTCTGTATTCCGCATGGTGGTGGTGGTCCGGGTATGGGGCCTATCGGTGTCGCTAAACATCTGGTTCCGTTCTTACCTAACCATGAAGTAGTAGAAACTTCCGGTGAAGAAGGGATTCATGCTGTCTCAGCAGCTCCTTTTGGTTCTGCATCTATTCTGGTTATTTCGCATGCGTATATTGCTATGATGGGCGGAGATGGTCTGACAAATGCAACTAAAACAGCTATTCTGAATGCAAACTACATCAAATCCAGATTAGAAAACCATTATCCGGTATTATATTCCGGAATCAATGGTCGCTGTGCGCATGAAATGATCCTGGATTGCCGGAACTTTAAGAACGTAGGAGTGGAAGTTGCTGATATCGCTAAACGATTGATGGATTATGGTTTCCATGCGCCAACAGTTTCTTTCCCTGTAGCGGGTACCCTGATGGTTGAACCTACAGAGTCTGAGTCTAAAGCAGAATTAGATCGTTTCTGTGATGCATTGATCGCTATCCGTCAGGAAATTGCGGCAATAGAATCGGGAGAGATTGATCAGACAGAGAATGTTCTGAAACATGCACCACACACAGCGGCTGTCGTGACTGCAGATGAGTGGACAAGATCATACAGCCGTCAGACTGCTGCATATCCGTTAGACTATCTGAAAGCACATAAATTCTGGCCATCTGTAGGTCGTGTAAATGAGTCTCAGGGAGACCGTACGCTGATTTGCTCATGTCCTTCTATTGAAGAATACATGGAGGCATAA
- the ftsY gene encoding signal recognition particle-docking protein FtsY, which produces MGLFDFFKKKQETPEAQEALDKGLEKTKEGFLSKITKAVVGKSTVDDDVLDELEEILVTSDVGVTTTLKIIDRIQARVAKDKYINTSELNNLLKDEIQALLAENNSSDFENFEYGNHKPYVIMVVGVNGVGKTTTIGKLAHQLKAAGNKVVLGAADTFRAAAVDQLKLWGERVGVRVVAQAMGSDPASVAFDTIKSAVSNGDDVAIIDTAGRLHNKVGLMNELGKIKNVMQKVIPGAPHEILLVLDASTGQNAIEQCTQFTQATDVNALALTKLDGTAKGGVVIGISDQFKIPVKYIGVGEKIDDLQLFNKKEFVDSLFKESAR; this is translated from the coding sequence ATGGGATTATTCGATTTTTTCAAAAAGAAGCAAGAAACGCCAGAAGCACAGGAAGCGCTAGATAAGGGCTTAGAAAAAACTAAAGAAGGGTTTTTGTCTAAAATTACAAAAGCAGTGGTCGGTAAATCTACTGTGGATGATGACGTGCTTGATGAGCTGGAAGAAATACTGGTTACTTCGGATGTTGGCGTGACGACTACACTGAAAATCATAGATCGTATTCAGGCTCGCGTTGCAAAAGACAAATACATCAATACTTCTGAGCTTAACAATCTGCTGAAAGACGAAATACAGGCTTTGCTTGCAGAGAATAACAGCTCTGACTTCGAAAACTTTGAATACGGAAATCATAAGCCCTATGTGATCATGGTCGTAGGTGTCAACGGCGTTGGTAAGACAACGACGATAGGTAAACTTGCTCACCAATTGAAAGCTGCCGGTAATAAGGTGGTATTAGGTGCTGCCGATACGTTTAGAGCGGCAGCAGTGGATCAGCTAAAATTATGGGGAGAACGTGTCGGTGTACGTGTTGTGGCACAGGCTATGGGTTCTGATCCGGCATCTGTTGCTTTCGATACAATCAAGTCTGCTGTTTCCAACGGAGATGATGTGGCCATTATTGATACCGCAGGTCGCCTGCATAATAAAGTGGGATTGATGAATGAGTTGGGAAAGATCAAGAATGTCATGCAAAAAGTTATTCCGGGAGCACCACATGAGATACTATTAGTGTTGGATGCTTCTACGGGACAAAATGCGATCGAGCAGTGTACGCAATTTACTCAGGCCACAGATGTCAATGCGCTGGCTTTGACAAAATTGGACGGAACAGCAAAAGGAGGTGTCGTGATCGGTATTTCAGATCAGTTTAAGATCCCGGTCAAGTACATAGGAGTAGGAGAGAAGATAGACGATTTACAATTGTTCAATAAAAAAGAATTTGTTGATTCTTTATTCAAAGAATCTGCAAGGTAA
- the rpmG gene encoding 50S ribosomal protein L33 has protein sequence MAKKGNRVQVILECTEHKESGLPGMSRYITTKNKKNTTERLELKKFNPVLRKVTVHKEIK, from the coding sequence ATGGCTAAAAAAGGAAATAGAGTACAAGTAATCTTAGAGTGTACTGAGCACAAAGAAAGTGGTCTTCCGGGAATGTCTCGCTATATCACCACAAAAAACAAAAAGAACACAACTGAGCGTCTTGAATTGAAAAAATTCAATCCGGTGTTGAGAAAAGTTACTGTTCACAAAGAAATTAAATAA
- the rpmB gene encoding 50S ribosomal protein L28 codes for MSRICDLTGKTALNGYRVSNSNAKTKRKFYPNLQTKRFFIPEENRWITLKVSTSAIKTINKNGITAAINTFIKKGSI; via the coding sequence ATGTCAAGAATTTGTGATTTAACAGGCAAGACGGCATTAAATGGTTACCGCGTATCGAATTCGAACGCAAAAACCAAACGTAAATTTTATCCAAACTTACAAACGAAGCGTTTCTTCATTCCAGAAGAAAATCGTTGGATTACGTTAAAAGTTTCAACTTCGGCGATTAAGACGATTAATAAGAACGGTATCACTGCTGCTATTAATACGTTTATTAAAAAAGGATCTATCTAA
- the ctlX gene encoding citrulline utilization hydrolase CtlX: MRQTTDTILMIRPASFRKNEQTATNNYFQHAIPGWSDEHINASAQQEFDNFVSLLKQHEIRLIVIQDDGQYDTPDSIFPNNWISFHENGQIVLYPMFAENRRNERKIDIFTPLKDAGFSVTDSWDLTSSEAQHLFLEGTGSLILDRVNRKVYCSLSPRADSDLVHRFCLTMDYTPVLFESFQSVGELRKAIYHTNVMMAVGDHFAVLCADAIDNKLQRQLVIDSLHKDNKEIVFITEEQAGKFAGNILQVHAVSGAPFVVMSSQAYDCLLPIQIDMLSQYGTLLKSPLHVIETCGGGGARCMMAEVFLPQQTIS; the protein is encoded by the coding sequence ATGAGACAAACTACAGATACGATATTGATGATCCGTCCGGCATCTTTCAGAAAGAACGAACAGACCGCAACCAATAATTATTTCCAACATGCTATCCCGGGCTGGTCGGATGAGCATATCAATGCTTCTGCGCAACAAGAGTTCGATAACTTTGTCTCCTTATTAAAACAACACGAAATCAGGCTTATCGTCATACAGGATGACGGTCAATACGATACTCCCGACAGCATCTTTCCGAATAACTGGATCTCTTTTCATGAAAACGGACAAATAGTACTGTACCCTATGTTTGCTGAAAATAGAAGAAATGAGCGTAAAATAGATATTTTCACTCCGCTGAAAGATGCGGGATTCTCTGTCACCGACAGCTGGGACCTTACATCTTCAGAAGCGCAACATCTGTTTTTGGAAGGAACAGGAAGCCTTATTCTGGATCGGGTAAACCGAAAAGTATACTGCTCTCTGTCCCCCAGAGCCGATAGTGATCTTGTACACCGTTTCTGTCTGACCATGGATTATACACCCGTTCTGTTTGAATCCTTTCAATCAGTTGGCGAACTTCGTAAAGCGATTTATCATACAAATGTGATGATGGCTGTCGGAGACCATTTTGCGGTACTCTGTGCAGATGCAATAGACAATAAATTGCAACGTCAGCTGGTAATTGACAGCCTTCATAAAGACAATAAAGAAATTGTATTTATTACGGAGGAGCAGGCAGGTAAATTTGCCGGAAACATTTTACAGGTACATGCTGTCTCCGGAGCTCCGTTTGTAGTGATGAGCAGCCAGGCATACGACTGTCTGCTCCCTATACAGATAGATATGCTGTCCCAATATGGCACACTCCTGAAAAGCCCTCTCCACGTGATCGAAACCTGTGGCGGAGGAGGTGCGAGGTGCATGATGGCAGAAGTCTTTCTGCCGCAACAAACGATATCTTAA